The following are encoded together in the Populus trichocarpa isolate Nisqually-1 chromosome 5, P.trichocarpa_v4.1, whole genome shotgun sequence genome:
- the LOC7477648 gene encoding B-box zinc finger protein 21, protein MKIQCDVCSKEEASVFCTADEAALCDTCDHRVHHANKLASKHQRFSLLHPSSKNFPICDICQDKRAFLFCQQDRAILCRDCDGPIHTANEHTQKHNRFLLTGVKLSATSAVYMSSSSSVTSSGDLVPDSKSQKQQQQQLIKKPVSVAPVNSNPPAVPSTLSANTVINKDGDNLVTSEGFGSTTSSTISEYLMETLPGWHVEEFLDSSSTTPFGFSKIDDGLLPYMDTHDLERNMSSFSSESLGLWVPQAPTPPLCTSQQYYYPQLVGQSGFKETKESTNMKANRRLTDDAFTVPQISPPSNIGSKRSRPLW, encoded by the exons ATGAAGATCCAGTGTGACGTTTGTAGCAAAGAAGAGGCCTCGGTGTTTTGCACCGCTGACGAGGCAGCCCTTTGTGACACTTGTGACCACCGTGTCCATCATGCCAACAAGCTTGCTTCAAAGCATCAGCGTTTTTCCCTTCTCCATCCTTCCTCAAAAAACTTCCCCATCTGTGATATCTGCCAG GACAAACGGGCTTTCTTGTTCTGTCAACAAGACAGGGCGATTTTATGCAGAGATTGTGACGGTCCAATACACACAGCAAACGAGCATACCCAGAAGCATAATAGGTTTCTTCTCACAGGAGTCAAGCTCTCTGCTACATCTGCTGTTTATATGTCTTCCTCTTCCTCCGTTACCAGTAGTGGCGATCTTGTTCCTGACTCCAAGTCTcaaaaacagcagcagcaacaattaATCAAGAAACCTGTGTCTGTTGCTCCAGTGAATTCCAATCCACCTGCAGTTCCCAGTACCTTGTCAGCAAACACAGTAATAAACAAGGACGGGGATAATTTGGTAACAAGTGAAGGGTTTGGTTCGACAACAAGTAGTACTATATCAGAGTACTTGATGGAGACTCTTCCTGGCTGGCATGTTGAAGAATTTCTTGATTCCTCTTCCACCACTCCATTTGGTTTCAGTAAG ATTGATGATGGTCTCTTGCCGTATATGGACACTCATGATCTTGAACGCAATATGAGTTCTTTCTCGTCAGAAAGTTTGGGGCTTTGGGTCCCCCAAGCACCAACTCCTCCTCTATGCACATCTCAACAATATTACTATCCACAATTGGTAGGGCAGAGTGGATTCAAGGAGACAAAAGAGAGCACAAACATGAAAGCTAACAGAAGGTTAACAGATGATGCCTTCACTGTTCCACAGATAAGCCCTCCATCAAATATTGGCTCCAAGAGATCTAGGCCCTTGTGGTAG
- the LOC7493941 gene encoding uncharacterized protein LOC7493941: MGKKKFIDKKKAATFQLFARDSSDPNFDGTDRVFVRVDNNPYTVESLLPGNKISSNSHFDDDPNSIFADAPDDMEDGGNGSFGNSDNFGGVFFGESSSEPFPEDVRREILELGFPDDGYNYLLHLREIKSTVNGSGFFQNPKAKLNQLPHDVKAYDASRLKVSELKSEDRNDKSIYHVASKSVGVRVQKAVDPEVAALLDDSDLSRFGSDVEDLEEDFVVRANLPEGEDDLDAGDLVEGSKVINEGINEYVNYGRENVVDRSGVEKAINAPVEVRGDFGDEKQRVRRPLDEQFDLLESQEYGTDGEGDEYDGYIAEEDEFLAGKLKHALNDHAVDDLELDEKYEVPADLLHGNDRPKDKELLESAAAVIRRCREYGKKYENEDEDKEVIIEEESSDESEKWDCETIVSTYSNLDNHPVKIGAPETARKKMLSKAVIGALNASSHVIALGGKEKLPVDFLPRRKPAAEKVKGAPSLQVEQQKRKQQGQETKDEKKERKAAVKEEKREARRVKKEIKGLYRCEAQRAQKAAAVAGPSSIHLV, from the exons ATGGGGAAGAAGAAATTCATCGACAAGAAAAAAGCCGCAACTTTCCAATTATTCGCACGCGATTCCTCCGATCCCAATTTCGACGGCACTGACCGAGTTTTCGTGCGAGTCGATAACAATCCCTACACAGTAGAAAGCCTCTTGCCCGGCAACAAAATCTCCAGCAACAGCCACTTCGATGACGATCCTAATTCAATTTTCGCCGACGCGCCGGATGATATGGAGGATGGAGGCAATGGTAGCTTTGGTAATTCCGATAACTTTGGAGGGGTTTTTTTTGGTGAGTCATCCTCGGAGCCTTTCCCAGAGGATGTTAGGAGAGAGATTTTGGAATTAGGGTTTCCCGATGATGGTTATAATTATTTACTTCACTTGAGAGAGATTAAAAGTACCGTTAATGGCTcgggtttttttcaaaatcctaAAGCCAAGCTTAATCAGCTTCCTCATGATGTTAAG GCTTATGATGCATCGAGACTAAAAGTGTCGGAATTGAAAAGTGAGGATAGGAATGATAAGTCGATTTACCATGTAGCTTCGAAGAGTGTTGGCGTTAGGGTTCAGAAAGCTGTTGATCCTGAAGTAGCGGCATTGCTGGATGACAGTGATTTGTCGCGGTTTGGTTCCGATGTTGAGGACTTGGAGGAGGATTTTGTTGTTCGTGCGAATCTTCCTGAGGGAGAGGATGATTTGGATGCTGGTGATTTGGTTGAGGGATCGAAGGTGATTAATGAAGGGATCAATGAATATGTTAACTATGGTCGAGAAAATGTAGTGGATCGCAGTGGGGTAGAGAAAGCAATCAATGCTCCAGTGGAGGTAAGAGGTGATTTCGGAGATGAAAAGCAGCGAGTTCGTCGTCCTTTGGATGAACAATTTGATTTG CTTGAAAGTCAAGAATATGGCACTGATGGTGAAGGTGATGAATATGATGGTTACATAGCTGAAGAAGATGAATTTCTAGCAGGCAAGCTTAAACATGCCCTTAATGATCATGCAGTCGATGACCTGGAACTTGATGAAAAATATGAGGTTCCTGCAGATTTATTGCATGGAAATGATAGACCAAAAGACAAAGAACTCTTAGAGTCGGCAGCTGCTGTCATTCGCCGCTGTAGAGAATATGGGAAGAAGTATGAAAATGAGGATGAAGATAAAGAGGTTATTATTGAAGAGGAAAGTAGTGATGAGTCAGAAAAGTGGGATTGTGAGACTATTGTCTCAACATATTCAAATCTTGATAACCACCCTGTTAAAATTGGAGCTCCAGAAACTGCTAGAAAGAAGATGTTGTCCAAAGCTGTTATTGGGGCTTTAAACGCTTCCAGTCATGTTATTGCCcttggaggaaaagaaaagcttCCTGTAGACTTTTTGCCTCGCAGAAAACCTGCTGCAGAAAAGGTCAAGGGTGCGCCTAGCTTACAAGTGGAGCAGCAAAAGAGGAAGCAACAGGGCCAGGAGACAAAGGACGAGAAGAAAGAACGAAAG GCTGCTGTAAAGGAGGAAAAGCGTGAAGCTCGACGCGTGAAAAAGGAGATAAAGGGGCTCTACCGGTGTGAAGCACAGCGTGCTCAGAAAGCTGCTGCTGTAGCAGGCCCATCTTCCATTCATCTTGT GTAA
- the LOC7477650 gene encoding uncharacterized TPR repeat-containing protein At1g05150, giving the protein MTTRGTRSEKVKRIFQQFDVNRDGGLSRDEMAALVVAVNPRVKFSDEQINAILDEVFRTYGEFIDGDKGLTYDGLLRTYDDGAGDVDRDFDALELELNDDNKGSTIEAEASSSSIVDERVIESQKKQRTAAWAVSPNHGIVFDDTWKIVDDLEILIKRLKAKQAKDGKFKADNFDAFSDAGWSRELGPSSEISEKRVFWEESGNDYAAFVRELGALRSRADGARSREEAFDGHMAIGRVLYDHQLFKEALVSFKRACELQPVDVRPHFRAGNCLYVLGRYKEAKEEFLLALEAAEAGGNQWGYLLPQIYVNLGIALEGEGMVLSACEYYREAAILCPTHFRALKLLGSALFGVGEYKAAVKALEEAIFMKPDYADAHCDLASALHAMGEDEKAIEVFQKAIDLKPGHVDALYNLGGLYMDLGRFQRASEMYTRVLAVWPNHWRAQLNKAVSLLGAGETEEAKKALKEALKLTNRVELHDAISHLKQIQKKKVKGNEGANGEGVFVIVEPSKFKTVNGKTTLRQDLAIALQIRVFQRITRLSRCDVELLKKEMSENDVPMSYSGGGVPEKSIRKPNLEEILRRLLNFLKPETFQGAVKVINEKILSVLDDTGSGRVDLGMIYAVLAPICSGTPDKRKRVAFDALLWRPVNEGGSQIKRADAVHYINLLRAIYIPSHGVSEMLELHGEEDSSMVSFKEFLVMFDDPDWGFGIMSTLVKLESGDRNRHGNCVCSVCRYPIIGSRFKEIKSHFSLCSQCYSEGKVSPAFKQDDYKFKEYGSEAEAMKDKCTCLPLQSRNDR; this is encoded by the coding sequence ATGACGACAAGAGGGACTAGATCAGAGAAAGTGAAGAGGATTTTCCAACAATTTGATGTCAATCGTGATGGAGGTCTCAGCAGAGATGAAATGGCAGCTTTGGTGGTGGCTGTGAACCCTAGAGTTAAATTTAGTGACGAGCAAATCAATGCGATTCTTGACGAAGTTTTCCGCACGTACGGAGAGTTTATTGATGGCGACAAAGGGTTAACCTATGATGGTTTATTGCGTACCTATGATGATGGAGCTGGTGACGTGGACCGTGATTTTGATGCGCTTGAATTGGAAttgaatgatgataataaaggGAGCACGATCGAGGCGGAGGCGTCGTCGTCGTCAATTGTGGATGAGAGGGTTATAGAGTCGCAGAAGAAGCAGAGGACTGCTGCGTGGGCGGTTTCGCCTAATCACGGGATTGTTTTTGATGATACGTGGAAAATTGTTGATGATTTGGAGATTTTGATTAAGAGATTGAAAGCGAAGCAAGCTAAAGATGGGAAATTTAAAGCTGATAATTTTGATGCGTTTTCTGATGCTGGGTGGTCAAGGGAATTGGGGCCATCTTCGGAGATCTCGGAAAAGAGGGTGTTTTGGGAAGAGTCTGGGAATGATTACGCGGCTTTCGTGAGAGAATTGGGGGCTTTGAGGAGCAGAGCTGACGGGGCGAGATCGAGAGAAGAGGCATTTGATGGGCATATGGCAATTGGGAGGGTTTTGTACGATCATCAGTTGTTTAAGGAGGCGCTGGTTAGTTTTAAGAGAGCTTGTGAGTTGCAGCCTGTGGATGTTAGGCCACACTTTAGAGCTGGGAATTGTTTATATGTGCTTGGAAGGTATAAAGAGGCTAAAGAGGAGTTTTTGTTGGCGTTGGAGGCAGCAGAGGCAGGTGGGAATCAATGGGGTTATTTGCTTCCCCAGATTTATGTGAATCTCGGGATTGCGCTGGAAGGTGAAGGTATGGTTTTAAGTGCTTGTGAGTATTATAGAGAAGCTGCTATTCTCTGCCCAACCCATTTTAGAGCTTTGAAACTTTTAGGTAGTGCTCTGTTTGGGGTAGGGGAATATAAGGCTGCTGTTAAGGCCTTAGAAGAGGCTATCTTTATGAAACCAGATTATGCTGATGCTCATTGTGATTTAGCTTCTGCTTTACATGCCATGGGTGAGGATGAGAAGGCAATAGAGGTGTTTCAAAAGGCAATTGATTTGAAACCTGGCCATGTGGATGCTTTGTATAATTTAGGTGGGCTGTACATGGATCTGGGTAGGTTTCAAAGAGCTTCCGAGATGTATACTAGGGTTTTAGCTGTCTGGCCAAACCACTGGCGGGCACAACTTAATAAGGCTGTCTCGTTGTTGGGGGCTGGGGAGACTGAGGAAGCTAAGAAAGCTTTGAAGGAAGCATTGAAATTGACAAATAGGGTTGAATTGCATGATGCAATATCTCATTTGAAGCAGATACagaagaagaaagtgaaggGTAATGAAGGTGCCAATGGGGAGGGAGTGTTTGTCATTGTGGAACCTTCAAAATTTAAGACGGTGAATGGCAAAACTACATTGAGGCAGGACTTAGCTATTGCTCTTCAAATCAGGGTGTTTCAGAGGATTACCAGGTTAAGTCGATGTGATGTGGAACTTTTGAAGAAGGAAATGAGTGAAAATGATGTACCAATGTCTTATTCTGGTGGTGGTGTTCCTGAGAAATCAATACGCAAACCTAACTTAGAGGAAATTCTGCGGCGGTTGCTTAATTTCCTGAAGCCTGAAACCTTCCAGGGGGCTGTCAAGGTAATAAACGAGAAGATCCTCTCTGTTTTGGACGATACAGGCTCAGGCAGGGTGGATTTAGGTATGATCTATGCCGTTCTTGCTCCCATTTGCAGTGGCACTCCTGATAAGCGAAAAAGGGTTGCTTTTGATGCACTTTTATGGCGTCCTGTGAATGAAGGTGGTTCACAGATTAAAAGGGCTGATGCTGTTCATTACATCAATTTACTGAGGGCTATTTATATTCCTTCTCATGGGGTTAGTGAAATGCTAGAGCTTCATGGAGAAGAAGATTCTTCAATGGTGTCTTTCAAGGAGTTTCTTGTGATGTTCGATGATCCTGATTGGGGCTTTGGTATTATGTCAACTCTGGTGAAGCTCGAATCTGGGGACAGGAACCGCCATGGAAATTGTGTTTGCTCAGTTTGCCGCTACCCAATTATTGGGTCCCGCTTCAAGGAGATAAAATCTCATTTTAGTCTATGTAGCCAGTGTTACAGCGAGGGGAAGGTGTCTCCTGCATTTAAGCAGGATGATTACAAATTCAAAGAGTATGGAAGTGAGGCTGAAGCGATGAAAGATAAGTGCACATGTCTCCCTTTGCAATCTCGTAATGATCGGTAA
- the LOC127905372 gene encoding glycine-rich cell wall structural protein, protein MEIRTRRRSLFVLLFLAMVAVELRGDEGTNSIADDQTKVNVTFLDPTKLQGSQNKTSNTEAVVNDNKNRYGGHYRGGGGGGGGGGGGGGGGGGGGGGGSFGWGWGGGGGGGGWYKWGCGGKGKGGGGGSRGDYKLGEFAQCTGKGRCKGMRLDCPLHCGGPCFYDCQHMCKAHCRRP, encoded by the exons atggagATACGGACGAGAAGGAGAAGCTTATTTGTTCTCTTGTTTCTAGCAATGGTAGCTGTTGAGTTGAGAGGTGACGAGGGAACGAACAGCATTGCTGATGATCAGACCAAAGTCAATGTCACTTTTTTAGATCCTACCAAGCTACAAGGAAGTCAAAACAAAACTTCTAATACTGAAGCTGTTGTCAACGACAACAAAAACAGGTATGGTGGACActatagaggaggaggaggaggaggtggtggtgggggAGGAGGTGGGGGAGGGGGAGGCGGTGGAGGTGGCGGGGGCAGTTTTGGATGGGGATGGGGTgggggag GAGGAGGCGGTGGTTGGTATAAATGGGGGTGTGGTGGGAAAGGGAAAGGAGGGGGAGGAGGCAGTAGAGGC GACTACAAGCTCGGAGAGTTTGCACAATGCACGGGAAAAGGAAGGTGTAAAGGCATGAGGTTAGATTGCCCTCTTCATTGTGGAGGCCCTTGCTTCTACGACTGCCAACACATGTGCAAGGCTCATTGTCGACGTCCTTGA
- the LOC7477649 gene encoding uncharacterized protein LOC7477649, with the protein MSSRSRSSSRSQGMGRSRSRSRSPRDRRFRSQRNSYRDGPYRRETHRERDRDRGFSQTNLCHNCKRAGHFARECPNAAVCNNCGLPGHVASECTTQLQCWNCREPGHVASNCPNEGICHACGRSGHRAKDCPNPEPSPGDVRLCNNCYKPGHFAADCTNDKACKNCRKTGHMARDCQNEPVCNLCNISGHVARQCTRGNSFPDRGGWGRNSSYRDVICRTCNQVGHMSRDCIGPMIICHNCGGRGHRAIECPSGRIAFRRY; encoded by the exons ATGAGTTCACGTAGCAGGAGCAGTAGCAGAAGTCAGGGTATGGGTCGGAGCCGTAGCAGGAGTAGGAGTCCCCGAGATCGCAGATTTCGATCTCAGCGTAATTCCTATCGTGATGGTCCTTATAGGAGAGAGACACACCGTGAACGTGACCGTGATCGTGGTTTCAG CCAAACCAATTTGTGCCATAATTGCAAGCGGGCTGGTCATTTTGCAAGAGAATGCCCCAATGCTGCTGTTTGTAACAACTGTGGTCTTCCTGG gcatGTTGCTTCTGAGTGCACCACACAACTGCAGTGCTGGAACTGTCGGGAACCTGGGCATGTAGCAAGCAACTGTCCGAATGAGGGCATCTGCCACGCATGTGGCAGGTCTGGACATCGTGCCAAAGATTGCCCAAATCCTGAGCCTTCACCTGGAGATGTGAGGTTGTGCAACAATTGCTACAAGCCAGGGCATTTTGCTGCTGACTGCACAAATGATAAAGCATGTAAGAACTGCAGGAAAACTGGCCACATGGCACGTGACTGTCAGAATGAGCCTGTCTGCAACTTGTGCAACATTTCTGGGCATGTGGCAAGGCAATGCACAAGGGGAAATAGTTTTCCAGACAGAGGAGGCTGGGGTCGTAATAGCAGTTATCGGGATGTGATTTGCCGTACATGCAATCAGGTGGGCCACATGAGCAGGGATTGTATAGGTCCCATGATTATCTGCCACAATTGCGGGGGGAGGGGCCACAGGGCAATCGAGTGCCCATCAGGGAGAATAGCCTTCCGAAGGTACTGA